In one Molothrus aeneus isolate 106 chromosome 8, BPBGC_Maene_1.0, whole genome shotgun sequence genomic region, the following are encoded:
- the HMX3 gene encoding homeobox protein HMX3: MPETGQEPPSAPPPPPKESFYIKNLLNGGPPKAPPKQPRALFAPSGKAAVDGAGFALSQVGDLAFPRFEIPAPRFALSAHCLERAQTWWYPYALTPAGAHLPRTEAAEKSLLRDSSPASGTDRDSPEPLLKAEGEQKELDSKSPDEIVLEESDSEEAKKEGGAEDWKKREESPEKKPCRKKKTRTVFSRSQVFQLESTFDMKRYLSSSERAGLAASLHLTETQVKIWFQNRRNKWKRQLAAELEAANLSHAAAQRIVRVPILYHENSGAEGGAGGGGAPGTQPLLTFPHPVYYSHPVVTSVPLLRPV; this comes from the exons ATGCCGGAGACCGGGCAGGAGCCACCCAGCGCCCCTCCGCCTCCCCCCAAGGAGTCCTTCTACATCAAGAACCTGCTCAACGGCGGCCCCCCCAAGGCGCCCCCCAAGCAGCCGCGGGCGCTGTTCGCCCCCTCGGGCAAGGCGGCGGTGGACGGCGCCGGCTTCGCCCTCTCGCAGGTGGGCGACCTCGCCTTTCCCCGCTTCGAGATCCCGGCGCCGCGCTTCGCCCTGAGCGCCCACTGCCTGGAGCGCGCCCAGACCTGGTGGTACCCCTACGCCCTGACGCCGGCCGGAGCCCACCTGCCCCGCACGGAAG CCGCAGAGAAATCCCTGCTGAGGGACTCGTCCCCCGCCTCGGGCACCGACCGGGACTCCCCGGAGCCGCTGCTGAAGGCGGAGGgggagcagaaggagctggacTCCAAGAGCCCCGACGAGATCGTCCTGGAGGAGAGCGACTCGGAGGAGGCGAAGAAGGAGGGAGGCGCGGAGGACTGGAAGAAGCGGGAGGAGAGCCCCGAGAAGAAGCCGTGCCGCAAGAAGAAGACGCGCACGGTGTTCAGCCGCTCGCAGGTCTTCCAGCTGGAGTCCACCTTCGACATGAAGCGCTACCTGAGCAGCTCCGAGCGCGCCGGCCTGGCCGCCTCGCTGCACCTGACAGAGACCCAGGTGAAGATTTGGTTCCAGAACCGCCGCAACAAGTGGAAGCGGCAGCTGGCGGCCGAGCTGGAGGCGGCCAACCTGAGCCACGCGGCCGCGCAGCGCATCGTGCGCGTCCCCATCCTCTACCACGAGAACTCGGGCGCGgaggggggcgcggggggcggcggaGCCCCCGGCACGCAGCCCCTGCTCACCTTCCCTCACCCCGTCTATTACTCGCACCCCGTGGTCACCTCCGTGCCGCTGCTGCGGCCCGTCTGA
- the HMX2 gene encoding homeobox protein HMX2, giving the protein MSSKEEPSKCCPAAATISSFTIQSILGSGSAEPPREAGDRAPAWSARARTLSLSSEDEEPEESWKHRGCFCPEAQGPGEACHKHQPPLSFTCLGSAKGSGAAAAGSGERGPFLSPPQQDCKDEKEKPLGPSSPSCGERQRDGGDRQAGAAKKKTRTVFSRSQVYQLESTFDMKRYLSSSERACLASSLQLTETQVKTWFQNRRNKWKRQLSAELEAANMAHASAQTLVGMPLVFRDNSLLRVPVPRSIAFPAPLYYPGSNLSALPLYNLYNKIDY; this is encoded by the exons ATGAGCAGCAAAGAAGAGCCGAGCAAGTGCTGTCCGGCGGCTGCTACCATCTCCAGTTTCACCATCCAGTCCATCCTGGGCAGCGGCAGCGCCGAGCCCCCCCGGGAAGCCGGAGACAGAGCGCCCGCCTGGTCCGCCCGCGCCCGGACCCTCTCCCTGTCCTCGGAGGACGAGGAGCCGGAGGAGAGCTGGAAGCACCGCGGCTGCTTCTGCCCCGAGGCTCAGGGCCCCGGCGAGGCGTGCCACAAGCACCAGCCCCCCCTCAGCTTCACCTGTCTCG GCAGCGCCAAGGGgagcggagcggcggcggcgggcagcggggaGAGGGGGCCCTTCCTCTCGCCCCCCCAGCAGGACTGTAAGGACGAGAAGGAAAAGCCGCTGGGACCCTCCTCGCCTTCCTGCGGGGAGCGGCAGCGCGACGGCGGGGACCGGCAGGCCGGCGCCGCCAAGAAGAAGACGCGCACGGTGTTCAGCCGCTCGCAGGTCTATCAGCTGGAGTCCACCTTCGACATGAAGCGCTACCTGAGCAGCTCGGAGCGGGCCTGCCTGGcctccagcctgcagctcacCGAGACCCAGGTGAAGACCTGGTTCCAGAACCGCAGGAACAAGTGGAAACGACAGCTCTCGGCCGAGCTGGAGGCGGCCAACATGGCCCACGCCTCGGCGCAGACTCTGGTGGGGATGCCGCTGGTGTTCAGAGACAATTCCCTCCTGCGAGTGCCGGTGCCCCGGTCCATCGCCTTCCCCGCCCCTCTCTACTACCCCGGCAGCAACCTCTCGGCCTTACCGCTCTACAACCTCTACAACAAGATCGACTACTGA